In Engystomops pustulosus unplaced genomic scaffold, aEngPut4.maternal MAT_SCAFFOLD_59, whole genome shotgun sequence, the sequence ttttcataaactgccattagagagcattgcctctatcccttcattgtccctctacatgtctgtaaacctaagcaatgaggtcctaaagctgtatgcaaatgacctgtgaaatgtccaatgaagcattagcatattcaagctgtccactccaTGAGtaagaggcacagccacacccccagtgcatgactgacagcctgtataatgatgtgagcctgtataatgatgagcttcctggtggccacgccccctgcagcctgtgtgtgtgtttaggagagatacagcagctccaggctgcagccatgttacagcagaacatgtcaggtacttgtgtagctgatgtctgtgtctctgtgtattaggaggatgcagcatgtcagcagatgcagcacacacactagccatgctttactatacattacacagacatgagcagggggaggagaggggaggggtaacaggggtgacatcactgcctctgaccatgtgaccagcctcatttacatgataaagaatagatgattttacaatgaataatgtatgaaataactagataaaggctgggatggatccttgtgagctgctccacaggtagaggtgacaggactagtgacagagacctgatgacaggtgtcctttaaacagatttgtgaggcaaaaaataataaagttctgcatatgaaagacggtgaagctaaaattaacaacatttctgccaaattacttcttattcagtaaaaatgggaaaatataaaaaatctacatAGATGAGgactttttgtaatcgtggcgacccatagaataaaaataatatactgttcttatggtaaacagccaaaaaaaaaaaacacaaaaattcttcctaaaaattgatgattttcatttcctccaccaacaaagagttaataaaatctcaccaatcagctatagatgccccaaaattacctaccagaaaagtgcatctcatgtggtaaaagaaataagcccctataggtgcacaataaaaaaagaaaaaaaattataacctgtacaatgtgacaaagcaaatctgctctggagggCGCCTCCTTCCAtcgtatgctcctccccctgttctatgctccttccattctatgctcctcctcccattctatgcccctccccctgttctatgctcctcctcctattctatgatcctccccctgttctatgctcctcccattctatgcccggccgtgcgcctatacagcagtcaccaccacatatgggggatcggcACTTGAGAGaaattgagtatcaaactttgtggagctttttttcatttaatccattccaaatgtttaattttccagccAAAATgattgtattgtcaaaaaatattacaatttgtagaccgcgccttcattttgttttaacccctataagacacctaaagggttaaacttcTTAGCTgcgctttttcatacgttgaggggtggagtttccataatggggtcctGTACGGGTCTCGCTATTATTTCGGCCTCTCACAGCAGCTCCATGTAACTACGGgttctggtgattttacaaaaaatgtgaaaaatgtccccaaattctgagcctcagaacattctagtaacatatgtggaatcttaaaaacatccaacataaagcagagacCCGGGAAATGTAAGCAATGCAGTTATTCAGGGGCCGTGACATCTGCAGCAAAAGCAGAGAATTTACAGCGCTGGAAATTaaggatttttccaaatttagtttttttttttcataacaacacaaaagatttcatccaaacttTCAAACTAATTAGAAGCACAAAGTGTCAGGAGAAAACAATCTCCCAATCCCCGGAATATCTCACAGCGTCCGGAGCGACAACCACTCATAGGGACACATGTCCTGACACCCAATCCGTCCCTGTGAACGAGTTGTCAGACAAACTCTTCTCCTAGCGATGCCTTGCGCTGGACGCAGCTTCTCAACTTTTATTAATAGGATCATGAATTGCATCTAGACTGAACTTCTAGAGGGAAAGTAAAGAAtaacattacaccccccccccccattattattccaataataaataaaatatccaatacatttccCTTCACAATCGTCTCCCACAAATACAATTTatctctttatgtttgaagcctgaaatgtggcaaaaggaggAAAAGTTCAAAGGGGTTTAATAGTTTTCTAAGAAAATGGGACCCTCCCCGTTATGGAGCGGACAAGGCACCGCACCGACCCTGCTGAGCACAAGGAACGTCCAGAACATTTCCAAAAAAACTTGTTTATTAGATTATTAGTTCTATAAATCATCAGTGCAATCCCAGCAGTAACCAACGCactaaaccagtggtggcgaacctatggcacgggtgctagaggtggcactcagagccctctcagtgtctcagtgggcacccagaccatcacccagcacaaaggtcacccagGACTCAAGACATGAGGTGTGGACAGAggtgtattatcattgtagccccttctccaGACCTGAGGTTCATCATATTAAGGGGAcgttagagggaaactacaatagttatacaaatttctcctcctttctcctgtattggtgtcctcggggcgccaatacgtttgaaacctgttactttaaattggctgaaaaatatatggcttttgcttgtagtttcggcactcggtccctaaaaggttcgccatcactgcactaaacCCTTCTTAATGATGGTCTACAGTGACACAGCCCTGTATACACCGGGACACGACGCTCCTCCTACATACAGCGGGACACGACGCTCCTCCTACATACAGCGGGACACGACGCTCCTCCTACATACAGCGGGACACGACGCTCCTCCTACATACAGCGGGACACGACGCTCCTCCTACATACAGCGGGACACGACGCTCCTCCTACATACAGCGGGACACGACGCTCCTCCTACATACAGCGGGACACGACGCTCCTCCTACATACAGCGGGACACGACGCTCCTCCTACATACAGCGGGACACGACGCTCCTCCTTCATACAGCGGGACACGACGCTCCTCCTACATACAGCGGGACACGACGCTCCTCCTACATACAGCGGGACACGACGCTCCTCCTACATACAGCGGGACACGACGCTCCTCCTACATACAGCGGGACACGACGCTCCTCCTACATACAGCGGGACACGACGCTCCTCCTACATACAGCGGGACACGACGCTCCTCCTACATACAGCGGGACACGACGCTCCTCCTACATACAGCGGGACACGACGCTCCTCCTTCATACACCGGGACACGACGCTCCTCCTACATACAGCGGGACACGACGCTCCTCCTACATACAGCGGGACACGACGCTCCTCCTACATACAGCGGGACACGACGCTCCTCCTACATACAGCGGGACACGACGCTCCTCCTACATACAGCGGGACACGACGCTCCTCCTACATACAGCGGGACACGACGCTCCTCCTACATACAGCGGGACACGACGCTCCTCCTACATACAGCGGGACACGACGCTCCTCCTACATACAGCGGGACACGACGCTCCTCCTACATACAGCGGGACACGACGCTCCTCCTACATACAGCGGGACACGACGCTCCTCCTACATACAGCGGGACACGACGCCCCTCCTACATACAGCGGGACACGACGCCCCTCCTACATACAGCGGGACACGACGCCCCTCCTACATACAGCGGGACACGACGCTCCTCCTACATACAGCGGGACACGACGCTCCTCCTACATACAGCGGGACACGACGCTCCTCCTACATACAGCGGGACACGACGCTCCTCCTACATACAGCGGGACACGACGCCCCTCCTACATACAGCGGGACACGACGCTCCTCCTACATACAGCGGGACACGACGCTCCTCCTACATACAGCGGGACACGACGCTCCTCCTACATACAGCGGGACACGACGCTCCTCCTACATACAGCGGGACACGACGCCCCTCCTACATACAGCGGGACACGACGCTCCTCCTACATACAGCGGGACACAACACCCCTCCTACATACAGGGGGACACAACGCTCCTCCTACATACAGCGGGACACAACGCTCCTCCTACATACAGCGGGACACAACGCTCCTCCTACATACAGCGGGACACAACGCTCCTCCTACATACAGGGGGACACAACTTTCCATTAATGGGGTGTATTGTGTGATCTCATGGATGTCTCTCTCCAGTTAGGTGGAGTCCCCCAGAAGGAGATGCTCCAACCCTCACACAGTGCGATGCAGCTGAACATGGACGATGTGTTGGAGAGTCAGGCTGTAAACGATGATTATAGGAACTCTGGCTACAGCCGCGGTCATGTAAACCCCAGCATGCACCACAGCAGCGCCGCACAGCTCGCCACATTCACCTACACCAACATGGCACCGCAGGACGCCACCTTTAACAGCGGAACCTGGAATCAGTATGAGACCTTCTTACGCGATAAGATTCTCAGCTCCTGCCAACAAACCCACATCCTGAGCGGAGTCATCCTCTCCGGGTCGCACCCTGGCGAGGGCAAGTGGCTGCGGGATCGTGTGAATGTACCAACGTATTTCTGGAGCGCCTTCTGCTGTGTGACACGAGATGGAGCCAGGAGAGCAGAAGGAAGACTGGGCCGGAATCAAAGTCCCTACGATATGGTGACCAAGAGCGTCCTGGAGCTGGAGGCCATCCTGAGCAAGGAGTACGGAGGAGAAGTGGCGCTGTTCTCTGGGGGCTGCCAGTGAGAGCCTTCACTGCCCCCAGCTCGTCCAGACCCCTCTGTGTTACCGCTCTCTAAGCCAGAAAGACTAAACCCATGAGTGACCGCCATCTCCTGCCCCAGTGATACCCCCCACGGCAGGAGCGGGACGGCTCTGACACAAAGACCTTTGTGATCTGCACCCCCAATGTCcgctcattctgtggcctccaaTGTGATATCTCATTGCTGCTTCCTCCCCCCAGACTGGCAAAAAAGGCTTCTATCATAAGAATAAAGAGGAAAAATTaacaaatgtccccaaaaatAATGGGATCGACACACACCTCATTCCCTGACAGCTTCTTGAGGATCCGTCCACCTCCAGCCTCTCCTCCCACTGCGCCTCCTCTTACTCACATCTCAATGTTACAACCATCTTAATAAAGCAAAAGTTATAGAACAGATTCCTGTGTTACTTCTCTGGAGCCAAATTGTGACCCATGGAGTAAAGATTGAGCTGTAACTTGTCCTGTAGTGTGTAGTAGGAGCTGAGCCTCGTCCTGTAGTGTGTAGTAGGAGCTGAGCCTCGTCCTGTAGTGTGTAGTAGGAGCTGAGCCTCGTCCTGTAGTGTGTAGTAGGAGCTACAGTTGTGaatacctcctcctccagtacttcctgtacctcatacctcctcctgcagtacttcccgtacctcatacctcctcctgcagtacttcccgtacctcatacctcctcctgtacctcatacctcctcctgcagtacttcctgtacctcatacctcctcctgcagtacttcctgtacctcatacctcctcctgcagtactcctgtacctcatacctcctcctccagtactcctgtacctcatacctcctcctccagtacttcatacctcctcctccagtactcctgtacctcatacctcctcctgcagtactacctgtacctcatacctcctcctccagtacttcctgtacctcatacctcctcccccagtacttcctgtacctcatacctcctcctccagtacttcctgtacctcatacctcctcctccaatactcctgtacctcatacctcctcctccagtacttcctgtacctcatacctcctcctccagtactcctgtacctcatacctcctcctccagtacttcctgtacctcatacctcctcctgcagtacttcctgtacctcatacctcctcctccagtacttcctgtacctcatacctcctcctgcagtacttcccgtacctcatacctcctcctccagtacttcctgtacctcatacctcctcctccggtactcctgtacctcatacctcctcctgcagtacttcctgtacctcatacctcctcctgcagtacttcctgtacctcatacctcctcctccagtacttcctgtacctcatacctcctcctccagtacttcctgtacctcatacctcctcctgcagtacttcctgtacctcatacctcctcctccagtacttcctgtacctcatacctcctcctccagtacttcctgtacctcatacctcctcctccagtacttcctgtacctcatacctcctcctccagtacttcctgtacctcatacctcctcctgcagtactacctgtacctcatacctcctcctccagtacttcctgtacctcatacctcctcccccagtacttcctgtacctcatacctcctcctccagtacttcctgtacctcatacctcctcctccaatactcctgtacctcatacctcctcctccagtacttcctgtacctcatacctcctcctccagtactcctgtacctcatacctcctcctccagtacttcctgtacctcatacctcctcctccagtacttcctgtacctcatacctcctcctccagtacttcctgtacctcatacctcctcctccagtacttcccgtacctcatacctcctcctgcagtacttcccgtacctcatacctcctcctgtacctcatacctcctcctgcagtacttcctgtacctcatacctcctcctgcagtacttcctgtacctcatacctcctcctgcagtactccctgtacctcatacctcctcctccagtactcctgtacctcatacctcctcctccagtacttcatacctcctcctccagtactcctgtacctcatacctcctcctgcagtactacctgtacctcatacctcctcctccagtactcctgtacctcatacctcctcctccagtacttcctgtacctcatacctcctcccccagtacttcctgtacctcatacctcctcctccagtacttcctgtacctcatacctcctcctccaatactcctgtacctcatacctcctcctccagtacttcctgtacctcatacctcctcctccagtactcctgtacctcatacctcctcctccagtacttcctgtacctcatacctcctcctgcagtacttcctgtacctcatacctcctcctccagtacttcctgtacctcatacctcctcctgcagtacttcccgtacctcatacctcctcctccagtacttcctgtacctcatacctcctcctccggtactcctgtacctcatacctcctcctgcagtacttcctgtacctcatacctcctcctgcagtacttcctgtacctcatacctcctcctccagtacttcctgtacctcatacctcctcctgcagtacttcctgtacctcatacctcctcctgcagtacttcctgtacctcatacctcctcctccagtacttcctgtacctcatacctcctcctccagtacttcctgtacctcatacctcctcctccagtacttcctgtacctcatacctcctcctccagtacttcctgtacctcatacctcctcctccagtacttcctgtacctcatacctcctcctccggtactcctgtacctcatacctcctcctgcagtacttcctgtacctcatacctcctcctgcagtacttcctgtacctcatacctcctcctccagtacttcctgtacctcatacctcctcctgcagtacttcctgtacctcatacctcctcctgcagtacttcctgtacctcatacctcctcctgcagtacttcctgtacctcatacctcctcctccagtactcctgtacctcatacctcctcctccagtacttcctgtacctcatacctcctcctccagtacttcctgtacctcatacctcctcctccagtacttcctgtacctcatacctcctcctccagtacttcctgtacctcatacctcctcctccagtacttcctgtacctcatacctcctcctccagtacttcctgtacctcatacctcctcctgcagtacttcctgtacctcatacctcctcctgcagtactacctgtacctcatacctcctcctgcagtactcctgtacctcatacctcctcctcctccagtacttcctgtacctcatacctcctcctccagtacttcctgtacctcatacctcttcctccagtacttcctgtacctcatacctcctcctccagtacttcctgtacctcatacctcctcctccagtacttcctgtacctcatacctcctcctccagtacttcctgtacctcatacctcctcctgcagtacttcctgtacctcatacctcctcctccagtacttcctgtacctcatacctcctcctccagtacttcctgtacctcatacctcctcctcctccagtacttcctgtacctcatacctcctcctgcagtacttcctgtacctcatacctcctcctgcagtacttcctgtacctcatacctcctcctcctgcagttccTCCTCTTTAGCAGCAGGGGTCGCTATGGTTACAGACAGCGCTGGTCATGTGACCTCAGAAGCCGGAAGTGGGTTTGAAATTGTCGCGCGCAATAACAAgaggtgagaggaggaggatgggggttataccggggagaggaggaggaggatgggggttataccggagAGGatgaggatgggggttataccggggagaggaggaggaggatgggggttataccggggagaggaggaggatgggggttataccggggagaggaggaggaggaggatgggggttataccggagAGGatgaggatgggggttataccggggagaggaggaggaggatgggggttataccggggagaggaggaggaggatgggggttataccggggagaggaggaggaggatgggggttataccggggagaggaggaggaggatgggggttataccggggagaggagggggaggaggaggatgggggttataccggggagaggaggaggaggatgggggttataccggggagaggaggaggattggggttataccggggagaggaggaggattggggttataccggggagaggaggaggaggatgggggttataccggggagaggaggaggaggaggaggatgggggttataccggggaggaggaggaggaggatgggggttataccggggagaggaggaggaggaggaggatgggggttataccggggagaggaggaggaggaggatgggggttataccggggagaggaggaggaggaggatgggggttataccggggagaggaggaggaggatgggggttataccggggagaggaggaggaggatgggggttataccggggagaggaggaggaggatgggggttataccggggagaggaggaggaggatgggggttataccggggagaggaggaggaggatgggggttataccggggagaggaggaggaggaggaggatgggggttataccggggagaggaggaggaggaggaggatgggggttataccggggagaggaggaggaggaggatgggggttataccggggaggaggaggaggaggaggatgggggttataccggggagaggaggaggatgggggttataccggggagaggaggaggaggaggatgggggttataccggggagaggaggaggaggaggatgggggttataccggggagaggaggaggaggaggatgggggttataccggggagaggaggaggaggaggatgggggttataccggggagaggaggaggaggaggatgggggttataccggggagaggaggaggaggaggatgggggttataccggggagaggaggaggaggaggatgggggttataccggggagaggaggaggaggatgggggttataccggggagaggaggaggaggaggatgggggttataccggggagaggaggaggaggaggatgggggttataccggggagaggaggaggaggaggatgggggttataccggggagaggaggaggaggaggatgggggttataccggggagaggaggaggaggaggatgggggttataccggggagaggaggaggaggaggatgggggttataccggggagaggaggaggaggaggatgggggttataccggggagaggaggaggaggaggatgggggttataccggggagaggaggaggaggaggatgggggttataccggggagaggaggaggaggaggatgggggttataccggggagaggaggaggaggaggatgggggttataccggggagaggaggaggaggaggatgggggttataccggggagaggaggaggaggatgggggttataccggggagaggaggaggag encodes:
- the LOC140106887 gene encoding endonuclease domain-containing 1 protein-like, translating into MDSFGQALVLLALCCGVYSEVLQSFTDVPACQNFFYKGQEPLGLASNRTANICQHLQGSYHYATLYHRLARVPIYSAYILEVSTTSRPDISSSNWYLEPMLGGVPQKEMLQPSHSAMQLNMDDVLESQAVNDDYRNSGYSRGHVNPSMHHSSAAQLATFTYTNMAPQDATFNSGTWNQYETFLRDKILSSCQQTHILSGVILSGSHPGEGKWLRDRVNVPTYFWSAFCCVTRDGARRAEGRLGRNQSPYDMVTKSVLELEAILSKEYGGEVALFSGGCQ